Proteins encoded in a region of the Zunongwangia endophytica genome:
- a CDS encoding AAA family ATPase: MAEEKIIRLNKVLRELNISLDRAIEYVNSKGYDIEARPTTKISQEIYSILKEEFQFETSKTELRDQIKAELEVNKYKNEILSEISLKPNFIGKRIDLSHMNTNDFVNELIQHENDINEGISYDYAISNFRRAKSKWSFNLSPITFLTGTNNSGKSSFLKSLLILEDYAESNNHFELSFNGPNYKKHKIDRLSNAINWEGLKNDDGDIKFEFRRFGFYVQLIFTPQVRDKQSMIKANLSKLKIRRLSDNSQFSMDRISEGQYQMYIEYDILSLNDEDSSYYALLQNMGMKTIFEKQIKELEEKRNKLNASDSKSIVLKQELNQHRKRLKEVNAKINNLESEQKNKFVLKPQFSLNEFRSDKLTLSNILQKVLSKYFEHNEKKIGNFDQKEELLKILNFGDRIMRSIKFNTHHLSPQRNSQTRLYLNENTSNDIYELINWHSENPLNPGDDPYTFIQDYMKVFNIGDDFRIKDIEGLASIIEIHENGDWRNIVDKGFGVGQLFAIIFRIGLCINDYDLDYGDIEYTHDNIKPIILIEEPEGNLHPGLQSKLADLFYEAYLDHGVRFIIETHSEYLIRRSQVLMSKWHGVDTGYEDRETRPFGAFYFDLEEGPYNMIYREDGKFENEFGPGFFDESSNLAFDIL, translated from the coding sequence ATGGCAGAGGAAAAAATAATAAGATTAAATAAAGTATTAAGAGAATTAAATATATCCTTGGATCGTGCAATAGAATATGTGAATTCGAAGGGGTACGACATTGAAGCAAGGCCGACTACCAAAATTTCTCAAGAAATTTACTCAATTTTAAAAGAGGAATTTCAATTTGAAACATCAAAAACAGAATTAAGAGATCAAATTAAAGCAGAACTTGAAGTTAATAAATATAAGAATGAAATTCTTTCTGAAATAAGCTTAAAACCAAATTTTATTGGAAAAAGAATAGACCTCTCTCATATGAATACTAATGATTTTGTAAATGAACTTATACAACATGAAAATGACATAAATGAGGGGATTTCGTATGATTATGCAATATCTAATTTTCGAAGAGCTAAAAGTAAATGGAGTTTTAATTTATCTCCAATAACTTTTTTAACGGGCACAAATAATTCTGGTAAATCTAGTTTTCTGAAGTCTTTATTGATCCTTGAAGATTATGCAGAATCTAATAATCATTTCGAGTTATCCTTTAATGGACCTAATTATAAAAAACACAAAATTGATAGATTATCGAATGCAATTAATTGGGAAGGATTAAAAAATGATGATGGTGATATCAAGTTTGAATTTAGGAGATTTGGATTTTATGTTCAATTGATATTTACGCCTCAAGTCAGGGATAAGCAAAGTATGATAAAAGCGAATCTTTCTAAACTAAAAATTAGAAGATTGTCAGACAACTCTCAGTTTTCAATGGATAGAATTTCTGAAGGGCAATATCAAATGTATATTGAATATGATATTTTATCATTGAATGATGAAGATTCTAGTTATTATGCTCTTTTACAGAATATGGGCATGAAAACCATATTCGAGAAACAAATTAAAGAACTGGAAGAAAAAAGAAATAAATTAAATGCGAGTGATTCAAAATCGATTGTTTTAAAACAAGAATTAAATCAACATAGAAAGCGTTTAAAAGAAGTAAATGCCAAAATAAATAATTTAGAAAGTGAGCAGAAAAATAAATTTGTACTAAAACCTCAATTTTCACTTAATGAATTTCGTTCTGATAAATTAACCCTTAGCAATATTCTTCAAAAAGTTCTAAGCAAGTATTTCGAGCATAATGAAAAGAAAATTGGGAATTTCGACCAAAAGGAGGAGCTCCTTAAAATTTTGAATTTCGGAGATAGAATAATGAGATCAATAAAGTTTAATACTCATCATCTTTCACCTCAAAGAAATAGTCAGACTCGTTTATACTTAAATGAAAATACTTCGAATGATATTTATGAACTTATTAATTGGCATTCGGAAAATCCGTTAAATCCAGGAGATGATCCTTACACTTTTATTCAGGATTATATGAAAGTGTTTAATATAGGTGATGACTTTCGGATAAAAGATATAGAAGGCTTGGCGTCTATTATAGAAATTCATGAAAATGGAGATTGGAGGAATATAGTCGATAAAGGTTTTGGAGTTGGTCAGTTATTTGCAATAATTTTTAGAATAGGATTATGCATAAATGATTATGATTTAGATTATGGAGATATTGAATATACACATGATAATATTAAACCTATAATATTGATTGAGGAGCCAGAAGGCAATCTTCATCCAGGTTTACAATCAAAGTTAGCTGATCTTTTCTATGAGGCATATTTGGATCATGGAGTAAGATTCATTATTGAAACACATTCTGAATATTTAATTAGAAGATCCCAAGTATTAATGAGTAAGTGGCACGGTGTGGATACAGGTTATGAAGATCGTGAGACACGACCTTTCGGTGCTTTTTATTTTGATTTAGAAGAAGGTCCGTACAATATGATATATCGAGAAGATGGAAAGTTTGAGAATGAATTTGGCCCAGGTTTTTTCGATGAGAGTTCTAACTTAGCATTTGATATTTTATAG
- a CDS encoding helix-turn-helix transcriptional regulator — protein sequence MAINKNALIRFQTLDRCFRNPGKRYFYEDLIEEVNKSLANVESDGIGKSQLYKDIRFMESNPDWDIEILKLKDGAKVYRRYRDMNSSINQNTYLNQVEAEKLMNAFSVLNRFKGLPQFGWINEIIPKIDSAFNISERGTEIISFDNNEFLKGLEFIDPLFNAILYKNVIEISYHSFKNPEPVVKVISAYHLKEYNNRWYVYGEDTEYANIVNLALDRILNFKIRTDISYKETNINFEEYFEDTLGVTFQPGEDPQLITLKIDNSLWPYIDTKPIHGSQKVVSKDENTVTIQLELIPNYELESRILHFGERVEVLTPSKLRSKIRDRVKALKKTYSK from the coding sequence ATGGCCATAAACAAAAATGCCTTAATCCGTTTTCAAACTTTAGATCGCTGTTTTAGAAATCCTGGGAAAAGATACTTTTATGAAGATTTAATTGAAGAGGTAAATAAGAGCCTGGCTAATGTAGAATCTGATGGAATTGGTAAATCTCAATTGTATAAAGATATTAGATTTATGGAATCTAATCCAGATTGGGATATAGAGATTCTCAAGTTAAAAGATGGCGCAAAAGTTTATCGTCGATATAGGGATATGAATTCAAGCATAAATCAAAATACTTATTTAAATCAGGTTGAAGCTGAAAAATTAATGAATGCCTTTAGTGTTCTAAATAGATTCAAAGGTTTGCCACAATTTGGTTGGATTAACGAAATAATACCCAAAATAGACAGTGCATTTAATATCTCTGAAAGAGGAACAGAAATTATAAGTTTTGATAACAACGAATTTCTAAAAGGCCTAGAGTTTATAGATCCCCTATTTAATGCAATTTTATATAAAAACGTTATTGAGATAAGTTATCATTCTTTTAAAAACCCCGAACCAGTTGTTAAAGTAATTTCGGCTTATCATTTGAAGGAATATAATAATCGATGGTATGTTTATGGAGAGGATACGGAATATGCAAATATCGTTAATCTTGCCTTAGATCGTATATTAAATTTTAAGATAAGAACAGATATTTCGTACAAAGAGACGAATATTAATTTTGAAGAATATTTTGAAGATACGCTAGGGGTGACATTTCAACCAGGAGAAGATCCTCAACTGATTACACTTAAAATAGATAATTCGCTTTGGCCTTATATAGATACTAAACCTATTCATGGTTCCCAAAAAGTGGTAAGCAAAGATGAAAATACTGTAACAATCCAATTAGAACTTATTCCAAATTATGAACTGGAAAGTCGAATATTGCATTTCGGTGAAAGGGTTGAGGTGTTGACACCAAGTAAATTAAGGAGTAAAATTAGAGATAGAGTTAAAGCTCTAAAAAAAACATATAGCAAATAG
- a CDS encoding DUF4145 domain-containing protein, with translation MSSKFSFLKKVYPSLYEKAIKAENLSYIDSGSSIVICRQFVEEMIVLLIKLEKIPDENFENQDLFKKINSLKSKNIIPKGAFKSFNIIRKAGNKAAHGAENIGESNFSVLSECYRLSIWLIFTYDKIFIENQKYKNKTDPSLNLEDIEVLCSNLEMDHNELEVKIENLNKDYKKIKNRRKRSRLIDQVLDIGLAAIGIGGGLLILAAIGTGPVGIATGLITGAGRLAYKFNKKHGKSE, from the coding sequence ATGTCATCCAAATTTTCATTTTTAAAAAAGGTCTATCCTTCGCTTTACGAAAAAGCTATCAAAGCAGAAAATTTAAGCTATATAGACAGTGGTAGTAGTATAGTTATTTGCAGGCAATTTGTAGAAGAAATGATAGTCTTGCTAATTAAATTAGAAAAGATTCCCGATGAAAATTTTGAAAATCAAGATTTATTTAAAAAGATAAATTCTCTTAAGAGTAAGAATATAATACCTAAAGGAGCTTTTAAAAGTTTCAATATTATTCGAAAAGCCGGAAATAAAGCTGCACATGGGGCTGAAAATATTGGTGAATCAAATTTCTCTGTACTTTCAGAATGTTATAGACTTTCCATTTGGTTGATATTTACTTATGATAAGATTTTTATAGAAAATCAGAAATATAAAAATAAAACTGATCCAAGTCTGAATTTAGAAGATATTGAAGTACTCTGTTCAAATTTGGAAATGGATCATAATGAATTAGAAGTTAAAATTGAGAATTTAAATAAGGATTATAAGAAAATAAAAAATAGAAGGAAGCGATCTAGATTAATCGACCAGGTTTTAGACATAGGATTGGCAGCTATAGGTATTGGAGGAGGACTATTAATTTTAGCAGCAATAGGGACAGGTCCAGTAGGAATAGCAACAGGATTAATTACGGGGGCAGGTCGATTAGCCTATAAATTTAATAAGAAACATGGCAAGTCAGAATAA
- a CDS encoding PD-(D/E)XK nuclease family protein encodes MHESSEIHNLLNIVKSRIDSHLKFKSEYDKFLALDFNFFQFFDLGENKISEVLAYFLDENQNHGQGDVFLREFLSLFCDAEFEVCQLENTCEKIITDKRRIDIYIELKGLTIGIENKVWADDQVDQLSDYSSFLDKKSGGKYILFYLNPYGLEPKKKSIDNELKVKLQKENKLKVLSYKRDIVKLINNWLVICEADNVNNFLKEFKKYLEVKFLGKKTLNMSKELRTIIFQNQREVEQLVNEYKAIEYDILNKLGQVGKELDNIDPDVDSALSVGKSGVFKWEGYHVYKFSLSKNNNKIWIQLVNQNLNLLTSYYLQDGTDVLFKEILNDLGIKNDDKVDPYLSKNEIISLFLSQVELVNQGFRIYDERMGLD; translated from the coding sequence ATGCACGAATCTTCAGAAATACATAATTTATTAAATATAGTAAAATCCAGAATTGATTCTCATTTAAAATTTAAGAGTGAGTATGATAAATTCTTAGCATTAGATTTTAATTTTTTTCAATTTTTTGATTTAGGGGAAAATAAAATTAGTGAAGTTTTGGCTTATTTTTTAGATGAGAATCAGAATCATGGTCAAGGAGATGTTTTCTTAAGAGAATTTTTAAGTCTTTTTTGCGATGCAGAATTTGAAGTTTGTCAACTGGAGAATACTTGTGAAAAAATTATAACAGATAAAAGAAGAATTGATATTTATATTGAACTTAAGGGCTTAACAATAGGTATTGAGAATAAAGTTTGGGCTGACGATCAAGTCGATCAATTAAGTGATTATTCTAGTTTTCTTGATAAAAAATCAGGAGGAAAATATATTTTATTTTATCTAAATCCTTATGGTTTAGAGCCAAAGAAGAAAAGTATTGATAATGAACTAAAAGTAAAACTTCAGAAAGAAAATAAACTAAAAGTTTTAAGTTATAAACGAGATATTGTTAAACTAATTAATAACTGGTTGGTAATCTGCGAGGCCGATAATGTAAATAATTTTCTAAAAGAATTTAAAAAGTATCTCGAAGTAAAATTCCTCGGTAAAAAAACATTAAATATGTCAAAAGAATTAAGAACTATAATTTTTCAAAATCAACGAGAAGTTGAGCAATTGGTAAATGAATATAAGGCTATAGAATACGATATTTTAAATAAATTAGGCCAGGTTGGGAAAGAATTAGATAATATTGATCCTGATGTAGATTCAGCACTATCGGTTGGTAAAAGTGGAGTATTTAAGTGGGAAGGATATCATGTTTATAAATTCTCACTTTCTAAGAATAATAATAAAATCTGGATTCAGCTCGTTAACCAAAATTTAAATTTATTGACGAGTTATTATCTCCAAGATGGTACAGATGTTTTATTCAAAGAAATATTGAATGATCTAGGAATTAAAAATGATGATAAGGTTGATCCTTACTTGTCTAAAAATGAAATCATAAGTCTATTTTTAAGCCAGGTGGAGCTCGTTAATCAAGGTTTTAGAATCTACGATGAAAGAATGGGATTAGACTAA
- a CDS encoding helix-turn-helix transcriptional regulator, whose product MSLRQTIKRHFKIISLLQNRPMSFEELQNEISMDPDASEDRLLTSQRTFQRDILEIASIHQIVITSDKSRKVYYIEDNYEDSIAQRLRENYDIINAIRLSKGVGESLYFEQRKALGTQRMADLLKAIQDKKEIKFEYQKFWDASFSKRIVQPIALKEAKNRWYLIGRDKKDDIIKNFSLDRISSLNITDKSFKHIEYDSHLAFKDCFGIINGTNDKVSKIVLAFKVDQGRYIKSLPLHHSQKLISQTENEIRFEYKLKPTFDFVQEVLSHGSDVEVIAPLSLRKKIADKLKAAIARYK is encoded by the coding sequence ATGTCTTTAAGACAAACTATAAAACGACATTTTAAAATTATTTCGCTGCTTCAAAATAGACCTATGAGTTTTGAAGAATTGCAGAACGAAATTTCTATGGATCCCGATGCATCGGAAGATAGACTATTGACTTCGCAGAGAACATTCCAAAGAGATATTTTGGAAATCGCTTCTATTCATCAAATCGTGATAACTTCAGATAAAAGCCGAAAAGTCTACTATATTGAAGATAACTATGAAGATAGTATTGCACAGCGTTTGCGCGAAAATTATGATATTATAAATGCTATTCGTCTATCCAAAGGAGTAGGTGAAAGCTTATATTTTGAACAAAGAAAAGCTTTAGGAACACAGCGCATGGCTGATCTTCTCAAAGCTATTCAGGATAAAAAAGAGATTAAATTCGAATATCAGAAATTTTGGGATGCTTCATTTAGCAAAAGAATTGTACAACCAATCGCACTTAAAGAAGCAAAAAACAGATGGTATCTTATTGGTCGAGATAAGAAAGATGATATTATAAAAAACTTTTCGTTAGATCGTATAAGCTCTTTAAATATTACAGACAAAAGTTTCAAGCATATAGAATATGATTCCCATCTCGCCTTTAAAGATTGTTTTGGGATTATAAATGGAACCAATGACAAAGTTTCCAAGATTGTTCTAGCTTTTAAGGTAGATCAGGGAAGATATATTAAATCACTTCCTCTTCATCACAGCCAGAAACTCATAAGTCAGACTGAAAACGAAATTAGATTCGAATATAAATTGAAACCAACTTTCGATTTTGTTCAAGAGGTCTTATCACACGGTAGTGACGTTGAAGTAATCGCCCCCCTAAGTCTTAGAAAAAAAATAGCAGATAAATTGAAAGCTGCTATTGCCAGGTATAAATAG
- a CDS encoding alpha/beta fold hydrolase — MNYSSKGKERGTIVCIHGNSSSAKVYDDLLASKDISQTKMAIDLLGHGNNQPDNVDFNEYSFSAQRQFLLENIKEIDDEILLIGNSMGGHLAIEISTEIPQLKGLVIMGTPPLKKTVNVEEAFIPVVALNTFLTENPNEDEIRETLDKVILNKSKIELVTHDFKNTNPLVRKAIAIDLMENRLFNQYLIFTELNLPKYIISGDADLSVNREYLERVKNACNESCKIIDIQNCGHYPSLDQPLKFIDIIKKVATEIFD; from the coding sequence GTGAATTATAGTAGTAAAGGAAAAGAAAGAGGAACTATTGTTTGCATTCACGGAAACTCCTCATCAGCTAAAGTGTATGACGATTTATTAGCATCTAAAGACATTTCACAAACTAAAATGGCTATAGACTTATTGGGACACGGAAACAACCAACCCGATAACGTAGACTTCAATGAATACTCTTTTAGTGCTCAACGACAATTCTTGTTGGAGAATATTAAAGAAATTGACGACGAGATTCTATTAATTGGAAATTCTATGGGAGGCCATTTAGCTATTGAAATTTCAACTGAAATTCCTCAACTGAAAGGGTTGGTCATTATGGGAACTCCGCCATTAAAAAAAACTGTAAATGTTGAAGAAGCATTTATACCGGTAGTTGCTTTAAATACCTTTTTAACCGAAAACCCGAATGAAGATGAAATCAGAGAAACGCTTGATAAGGTTATTTTAAATAAGTCAAAAATAGAATTAGTGACTCATGATTTCAAAAATACAAACCCTCTTGTAAGAAAGGCTATAGCTATAGATTTGATGGAGAATAGGTTATTCAACCAATATTTAATATTTACAGAACTTAATTTACCTAAATATATAATTAGTGGAGACGCTGATCTTTCAGTAAACAGGGAATATCTAGAAAGAGTCAAAAATGCCTGTAATGAATCTTGTAAAATCATTGATATACAAAATTGCGGACATTATCCAAGTCTCGATCAACCTCTTAAATTTATTGATATTATAAAAAAAGTAGCGACGGAAATATTTGACTAA
- a CDS encoding response regulator transcription factor — protein MKLFTEKDIYNQNKHFSFRLRNLYLKNKKEFYAIEDYMQNPIYINHRVNHNYYFFSKSFYSKGEEVEKLRELGKPYLKTISNTKLLIQSEHLAKQFHLQNDYNDVCTYLQSVQLNGKMTSYFTSKILINDQLTLNTSLFPTDCQIMNKVFKELIPSGEDNLNNWLRFQTLTKREKEILKLIANDYSTKAISDLLFLSAHSVKTHRRNIYKKLDINKTSQLVRIAIAMELLQ, from the coding sequence ATGAAGTTATTTACTGAAAAAGATATATATAACCAGAATAAGCATTTCTCTTTTAGATTAAGAAATCTCTATCTAAAAAATAAAAAAGAGTTTTATGCAATTGAAGATTATATGCAAAACCCCATCTATATCAATCATCGAGTAAATCATAACTATTATTTTTTTAGTAAATCGTTCTACAGTAAAGGAGAAGAAGTCGAAAAATTACGCGAATTAGGTAAACCCTATTTAAAAACCATATCGAACACGAAACTTTTAATCCAATCTGAACATCTTGCTAAACAGTTTCATTTACAAAATGACTATAATGATGTCTGTACCTATTTACAATCTGTACAACTAAATGGAAAAATGACCTCTTATTTTACGAGTAAAATCTTGATTAATGATCAATTAACATTGAATACCTCGCTTTTTCCTACTGACTGCCAAATAATGAATAAAGTTTTTAAAGAGCTCATTCCTTCAGGCGAAGATAACTTAAATAATTGGTTGAGGTTTCAGACTTTAACCAAACGAGAAAAAGAAATATTGAAATTAATCGCAAATGATTACTCCACGAAAGCAATCAGTGATTTGTTGTTTCTTTCTGCACATTCGGTAAAAACCCACAGGCGTAATATTTATAAAAAGCTAGATATTAATAAAACTTCGCAACTGGTTCGCATAGCAATTGCGATGGAACTACTTCAATAA
- the rlmF gene encoding 23S rRNA (adenine(1618)-N(6))-methyltransferase RlmF has translation MSSTKKQEEKSSLHPRNKNRKRYDLTALVTSSPELENYVRPNKYGDDSVDFSDPVAVKALNKALLYHYYGIKNWDFPDHNLCPPIPGRADYIHQIADLLAENNFGTIPSGDHMTGLDIGVGASCIYPIIGVTEYQWNFIGSDINPKSITSAKQIVNANPQLKDKIECRWQRNKKHIFSEIIGKEEKIDFTLCNPPFHSSSEDAANGTRRKVRNLSGKKEKNPTLNFAGINDELIYDGGEYKFIDLMIKESKVFSKNCFWFTTFVSKQANLKGIYRSLKKIEVNQIKTIPMGTGNKSIRIVAWTFFTEAEKKVWRDTRWKI, from the coding sequence ATGTCATCAACAAAAAAGCAAGAAGAAAAATCAAGCTTACACCCTCGAAATAAAAACAGAAAAAGATATGATTTAACTGCATTAGTCACTTCTAGCCCCGAATTAGAGAATTATGTAAGACCTAATAAATATGGGGATGATTCAGTCGATTTTTCAGATCCTGTTGCTGTAAAAGCGCTTAATAAAGCCTTACTATATCATTATTACGGAATTAAAAACTGGGACTTTCCTGATCACAACTTATGTCCGCCAATACCAGGTAGAGCAGATTATATCCATCAAATTGCAGATCTATTAGCTGAAAATAATTTTGGCACGATACCTTCTGGCGATCACATGACCGGCTTGGATATTGGTGTAGGAGCCAGTTGTATTTACCCGATAATTGGTGTTACAGAATATCAGTGGAATTTTATAGGATCTGATATTAATCCTAAATCGATCACTTCAGCGAAGCAGATTGTCAATGCTAATCCCCAGCTTAAAGATAAGATTGAATGTAGATGGCAGCGAAATAAGAAGCATATTTTCTCTGAAATCATCGGTAAAGAAGAAAAAATTGATTTTACGCTATGTAATCCTCCGTTTCATTCTTCTTCGGAAGATGCCGCAAATGGTACTCGAAGAAAGGTAAGAAATTTATCGGGCAAAAAAGAAAAGAATCCCACGCTTAATTTTGCAGGGATTAATGATGAACTTATATATGACGGTGGAGAATATAAGTTTATTGATCTAATGATTAAAGAGAGTAAAGTGTTTTCTAAAAACTGTTTTTGGTTTACCACCTTTGTCTCCAAACAAGCTAACCTTAAAGGAATTTATAGATCCTTAAAGAAAATTGAAGTTAATCAAATTAAAACTATTCCTATGGGAACCGGTAATAAATCTATCCGGATTGTGGCTTGGACTTTTTTTACTGAAGCAGAGAAAAAAGTTTGGAGGGACACCAGATGGAAAATATGA
- a CDS encoding NADP-dependent oxidoreductase, producing the protein MRALQITKYGDIKESLEIAEVDNPEISGSEILIAVKAAAANPIDYKIVQGHLKDLLQLDLPSGIGYDVSGEVVKVGDEVKDFKMGDEVFGRVPQEYMGTVAEFVAVDSKVVAHRPENVTFEKAASLPLTGLTAIQALEKVDLKEGDRVLIHAGSGGVGSFAVQYAKSKGAIVYTTTSSKNIDWVKALGADRVIDYKNEDYKEVANNLDIVFDTLGDDFTFEAFDIIKEGGKVTTIVGPPDAESAKQMGIENYELPEKLAKLIEEKSAKYKYTWMQPNAEQLKEIKEMIEDRTIRPSIDLVYSFQDSIKAYEYLATGRAQGKVIISLAETFEN; encoded by the coding sequence ATGAGAGCATTACAAATTACCAAATACGGAGATATTAAAGAAAGTCTTGAAATTGCTGAAGTGGATAATCCAGAAATTTCAGGTTCTGAAATACTGATTGCTGTTAAAGCGGCGGCGGCCAATCCAATTGATTATAAAATAGTTCAGGGACACTTAAAGGATCTGCTTCAACTTGATCTACCTAGCGGAATCGGTTACGATGTAAGCGGAGAGGTTGTAAAAGTAGGTGATGAAGTTAAAGATTTCAAAATGGGCGATGAAGTTTTTGGCAGAGTTCCGCAAGAATACATGGGAACAGTAGCCGAATTCGTTGCTGTAGATAGCAAAGTGGTTGCTCATAGACCTGAAAATGTAACTTTTGAAAAAGCTGCTTCACTCCCTTTAACCGGACTTACCGCTATACAGGCTTTGGAAAAAGTAGATCTAAAAGAAGGTGACCGAGTTTTAATACACGCAGGTTCTGGCGGAGTGGGCAGTTTTGCCGTACAATATGCTAAATCTAAAGGTGCGATCGTCTATACCACAACCAGTAGCAAAAATATTGATTGGGTAAAAGCGCTGGGTGCAGATCGTGTAATCGATTATAAAAACGAGGATTATAAAGAGGTGGCTAATAACCTGGATATCGTTTTCGATACTTTGGGTGACGACTTTACTTTTGAAGCTTTCGATATTATCAAAGAAGGTGGCAAAGTTACTACGATAGTGGGACCACCAGATGCTGAATCTGCTAAGCAAATGGGAATAGAGAATTACGAATTACCGGAAAAGCTGGCTAAACTAATCGAAGAGAAATCAGCTAAATATAAATATACCTGGATGCAACCAAACGCAGAACAGTTGAAAGAGATTAAAGAAATGATTGAGGATCGCACGATTAGACCATCTATCGATCTTGTGTATTCTTTTCAAGATTCTATAAAAGCGTATGAATATTTAGCTACCGGAAGAGCGCAAGGAAAAGTAATCATTAGCCTTGCTGAAACTTTCGAAAATTAG
- a CDS encoding proline dehydrogenase family protein, with translation MIKEKIFNDTETAFRLKSDMELNRAILLFNAMGTPALMKPGIALTKFSLKAKLPIKPLIKNTIFDQFCGGVSIDDCKPIIREMEEVNLSSILDYSVEGKKSEKEFDSAYHKKLELIEFAKEESEIPFAIFKPTALGRFKVWHKVSSHVSLNEKEKEEWDRVKERVEGLCEKANELNVRLYADAEESWMQDAADVLMEEMMAKYNQEEALIFNTLQCYRWDRLDYLKELHEKAKKDGFKIGAKIVRGAYMEKENKRARKRGKVSPICESKEATDVNFNSVMGYCLDNLEDISVFIGTHNEISNYLALQIMEDKGVAKDDQRVWFSQLYGMSDQISYNLASRNYNTAKLVPFGPVKDVVPYLLRRAEENSSVKGQTSRELNLLSREKQRRSQTEKLAQASS, from the coding sequence ATGATAAAAGAGAAGATTTTTAACGATACAGAGACAGCATTTCGATTAAAGTCGGATATGGAGCTAAATAGAGCAATTTTACTTTTTAACGCGATGGGAACTCCGGCGCTTATGAAACCAGGAATTGCACTTACCAAATTTTCACTGAAAGCAAAACTACCAATCAAACCTTTGATTAAGAATACAATTTTCGATCAGTTTTGTGGTGGAGTAAGTATTGATGATTGTAAACCAATTATCCGTGAAATGGAAGAGGTGAATCTATCTAGTATTTTGGATTATTCTGTTGAAGGTAAGAAATCTGAGAAAGAATTTGATTCTGCTTATCACAAAAAGCTTGAACTTATTGAGTTTGCCAAAGAAGAGAGTGAAATTCCATTCGCGATATTTAAACCGACTGCTCTGGGACGTTTTAAAGTCTGGCACAAGGTAAGTTCTCACGTGAGTCTGAATGAGAAAGAAAAAGAGGAATGGGATAGAGTTAAAGAGCGAGTAGAAGGTTTATGTGAAAAGGCTAATGAACTTAATGTTAGACTTTATGCTGATGCTGAAGAGTCATGGATGCAGGATGCAGCTGATGTTTTGATGGAAGAGATGATGGCGAAATATAATCAGGAAGAAGCTCTAATCTTTAATACATTACAATGCTACCGTTGGGATCGCTTGGACTATTTAAAAGAACTTCATGAAAAAGCTAAAAAGGATGGCTTTAAAATTGGAGCTAAGATCGTTCGAGGAGCTTATATGGAAAAGGAAAATAAACGTGCTCGAAAAAGAGGAAAAGTATCTCCAATTTGTGAATCTAAGGAAGCTACAGATGTAAACTTTAATAGTGTAATGGGATACTGTCTTGATAACTTAGAAGATATCTCAGTTTTTATAGGAACTCATAATGAAATTAGTAACTATTTGGCACTTCAGATCATGGAAGACAAAGGTGTTGCTAAAGACGATCAAAGAGTTTGGTTTAGTCAGCTTTATGGAATGAGTGATCAAATTAGTTATAATTTGGCTAGCAGAAATTACAATACAGCTAAGCTTGTACCATTTGGACCGGTAAAAGATGTTGTTCCTTACCTACTAAGAAGAGCTGAAGAAAATAGTTCTGTAAAAGGACAAACGAGTAGAGAACTTAATCTTTTAAGTAGAGAAAAGCAGAGAAGAAGTCAGACTGAAAAGTTAGCACAGGCTTCTAGCTAG